The following proteins are co-located in the Toxotes jaculatrix isolate fToxJac2 chromosome 9, fToxJac2.pri, whole genome shotgun sequence genome:
- the vwa7 gene encoding von Willebrand factor A domain-containing protein 7, with translation MSKSGGRIREGSRKQMHWLIFTYLLLLASPCMGFLPNFWSQVLTLSWGSHTHQYITEQAILNVTLDTLKGTKKHQGNHAEERTRLGRGFWRAVGEVVKSNAAMDFLISTRSDPVYHFDSERVDNALAMLRQFWTQTLLSVRAKEYQSARHSLGQLFHSLQDFYSHSNWVEMGQHSIYLHLLQPEEPAIPVAKEDTPTCMECFSATCRNNLLPSLRNAQQDSQLLTTGYFSTSPPKPQGKCSHGGILDSSRYMGAKGGINKDSTSPLFSPHHYLHAEAATLATEATLTVLRDLRDNVGYKAFLRLFSVKQVPALVFVMDTTGSMFEEITAARLRAHSMIQSRANSPEQPVTFVLVPFHDPAVGPVYETDDPSQFMQYMENLMALGGGDEPEMCLSAIQLALTHSPPMSEIFVFTDASPKDAHLFDEVKALALEKQSKVTFLLTDDPQYTTEIRRGRRIRKRRSREPLPSDRFSLYSSLSSLSGGLTIFTTNSDIHKVSTIVEDNTAADKVTLLHVESAQESKSSYSFRVDSSVKNVTLHVTGILKECILTNPSDQSQSLLSEQGPLAKLEHFEGLYRISLFPPIQPGQWKVQATSDRNIIFNVIGDSSVDFLYYFATVTNETHPGLARVEGSPIAGAPAFLVLAVTGLAPDEEASFSHVTLLGAQGETLQQVKLNSSSSSLSSSHSVDELVGWVDSVPRVPFCVQFTGRDSRGNKLERVSTEMVQPTHVQIQVLSVPRLVPGHSTMVEFNILNHGPARHFSLSINDNCGYLQKIGPLRFHVAGNGSFHDQVNLHTPATAQAGATVTLTLTVRALDSTDSNYQVVYLTVVPPDPDTSPPSCTPAGGQSTCPSICNESSWSVSLVVSDRGRSGLAALQLQKGDGILSLFLSPPPTEDSVGDTQPGSDQQQAHREKTTSGGYHHHHDDYMARLEKGDTPLNMSEWVLDSSQPLWVKYTSSCCSAQAELLVWDTAGNMKRCHLAPGQQRQPRDRSTETNGTGRMTLTSLFFLLLSLVWSPLL, from the exons ATGTCAAAGAGCGGAGGAAGAATCAGGGAAGGGAGTAGGAAGCAAATGCACTGGCTTATTTTCACTTACCTCCTCCTGCTGGCTTCACCATGCATGGGCTTCCTCCCCAACTTTTGGTCTCAAGTGTTGACGCTGTCCTGGGGCTCACACACGCACCAGTACATCACAGAGCAGGCCATTCTCAATGTCACCCTGGACACTCTGAAAGGCACCAAAAAACACCAGGGAAACCATGCCGAGGAACGG ACCAGACTAGGCCGTGGCTTCTGGAGAGCTGTGGGAGAGGTGGTGAAGTCCAATGCTGCCATGGACTTCCTGATCTCCACCAGGTCCGACCCGGTGTACCACTTTGATTCAGAGCGTGTAGACAATGCTTTAGCGATGTTACGGCAGTTCTGGACtcagactctgctctcagtgcGGGCTAAAGAGTATCAGAGTGCTCGTCACAGCTTGGGCCAGCTATTTCATTCCCTACAG GACTTCTACAGCCACAGTAACTGGGTGGAGATGGGCCAGCACTCAATAtacctccacctgctgcagcCAGAGGAGCCTGCCATCCCTGTGGCTAAAG aGGACACTCCTACATGTATGGAGTGCTTCAGTGCCACTTGTCGAAACAACCTCCTGCCAAGCCTAAGAAATGCACAGCAAGACTCCCAGCTGCTCACCACTGGCTACTTCAGCACCTCCCCTCCAAAACCTCAGG GTAAATGTAGCCATGGAGGTATTCTGGACAGTAGCCGCTACATGGGGGCTAAAGGAGGCATCAACAAAGACAGCACCTCACCTCTCTTTTCCCCTCACCATTACCTCCATGCGGAAGCTGCTACTTTGGCTACTGAGGCCACCCTCACTGTACTGAGAGACCTCAGGGACAATGTGGGCTACAAAGCCTTCCTCCG GCTCTTCAGTGTGAAGCAGGTCCCTGCATTGGTATTTGTCATGGACACCACAGGCAGCATGTTTGAGGAGATCACTGCTGCTCGCCTACGGGCTCACTCTATGATCCAGAGCCGAGCCAACAGCCCTGAGCAGCCCGTCACCTTTGTACTTGTGCCCTTCCATGACCCAG CCGTAGGTCCAGTCTATGAGACCGATGACCCAAGCCAGTTTATGCAGTACATGGAGAACCTGATGGCGCTGGGAGGAGGAGACGAACCGGAGATGTGTCTCTCGGCCATTCAG CTGGCGCTCACTCACAGTCCACCAATGTCAGAGATCTTTGTATTCACCGATGCCTCTCCTAAAGATGCCCACTTGTTTGATGAAGTGAAGGCACTCGCACTTGAGAAACAGAGCAAG GTCACATTTCTCTTAACTGATGACCCTCAGTACACAACAGAGATCAGACGGGGGAGAAGGatcaggaagaggaggagtagGGAACCTTTGCCCTCTGATCGGTTCTCTCTCTACTCCTCCCTGTCCTCACTGTCAGGAGGACTGACGATATTCACCACTAACTCTGACATCCACAAGGTCTCTACCATAGTGGAGGATAACACAGCTGCTGACAAG GTGACCCTACTCCATGTGGAGAGTGCCCAGGAGTCAAAATCCTCCTATTCCTTCAGAGTTGACAGCTCTGTAAAAAATGTCACCCTACATGTCACTGGCATCCTAAAAGAGTGCATCCTTACAAATCCATCAG ACCAAAGCCAGTCTTTGCTGAGTGAGCAAGGCCCCCTAGCAAAGTTGGAGCACTTTGAGGGTCTGTACCGCATCAGCCTGTTTCCTCCTATACAGCCAGGCCAGTGGAAAGTCCAAGCCACAAGTGACAGAAACATCATATTCAATGTAATag GTGACAGCAGTGTAGATTTCCTGTATTACTTCGCCACTGTAACCAATGAGACACACCCAGGTCTGGCCAGAGTGGAGGGTAGTCCTATAGCAG GTGCCCCTGCCTTTCTGGTGCTGGCTGTTACAGGCCTGGCTCCAGACGAGGAGGCATCTTTCAGTCATGTAACGCTGCTGGGAGCTCAAGGGGAGACGCTGCAGCAGGTTAAGCTgaactcctcttcctcctctttgtcatCATCCCACTCTGTGGATGAGCTGGTGGGATGGGTGGACTCTGTTCCCAGAGTTCCCTTCTGTGTTCAATTTACAGGCCgagacagcagaggaaacaagcTGGAGAGGGTTTCTACGGAGATGGTGCAGCCCACTCATGTTCAGATACAG GTGTTGTCTGTCCCTCGCCTGGTACCTGGCCACAGTACAATGGTGGAGTTCAACATCCTGAACCACGGCCCGGCTCGACACTTCAGTCTTAGCATAAATGACAACTGTGGATATCTTCAGAAGATAGGACCTCTCAg gttcCATGTTGCAGGAAATGGGTCTTTCCATGATCAGGTGAACCTCCACACTCCTGCCACGGCTCAGGCAGGAGCAACTGTCACTCTTACACTCACTGTGCGCGCTCTCGACTCTACAGACTCAAATTACCAAGTTGTCTACTTGACCGTGGTCCCCCCG GATCCTGACACATCCCCACCATCCTGCACTCCTGCTGGAGGTCAATCCACCTGCCCTTCCATTTGCAATGAATCTAGCTGGAGCGTATCTCTGGTCGTGTCAGACAGGGGGCGCTCTGGCCTCGCTGCCCTCCAGCTCCAGAAGGGTGATGGCATTCTCAGTTTATTCCTCAGCCCTCCACCCACAGAGGACAGCGTGGGAGACACCCAGCCTGGCTCTGACCAGcaacaggcacacagagagaagacaaCCAGCGGAggctaccaccaccaccacgatGACTACATGGCCAGATTAGAAAAAGGAGACACCCCTTTGAACATGTCTGAATGGGTCCTGGACTCATCTCAGCCACTGTGGGTGAAATACAcgtccagctgctgctctgctcaggcagagctgctggtgtgGGATACAGCTGGAAACATGAAGCGCTGCCATCTAGCACCTGGTCAGCAGAGGCAGCCAAGAGACAGAAGCACAGAAACCAATGGAACTGGGAGGATGACACTCACAAGCCTCTTCTTCTTGCTCTTAAGCCTGGTGTGGTCTCCTTTGCTTTAG